The Deltaproteobacteria bacterium genome segment CCGTGGGGCTCGGAGAAGAGGAGTTTCAGGGTCAGCGCCGAGCGGTTGACGGTCTCTCTCCACCTTCCCCGGTAGGAGGATTTGTTGAGCCAGTTCCTCCAGAAGTTGACGGTCTTTTTGAATGCTTCCGGAACGGCTTCGATTGGGCAGGGTCGGGATCTTTCCTCCCTTCCCGTTTCTTCCAGGACGAATGTGGCGGTTTCGCCGCTGGAGAGCGTGAATTCCGCCTTGCCGTCTCCATTGACCACCTCCAACGGGTGGGTGGACCGGAGGCGGAGCACCGTCCCGTCATCCCCCTCGGATATGAAGAGGAGCTCCTTCTCCCCCCTCTCTACCCTGTGGGTTGCCCGGGCGTAGTTGAATCTCGGCTCACAGGTCATCCTGAAATGGACCTCTCCCCGGATGCACTTGGCCCGGCGAATTACCACGTGAGAGTGGTACATCGAGTGGATCGGCATGAAGTCGGAGACCTCGGCCACCCCTTCGGGAGAGAGGTATCTGGTGAGGAGGACATTGGTGTCGGGCAGGTACAGCTGCTTGGGCCGGGGGTCGCAGAGTATGGGATATATCTGGTACCGCCCGCCCTTTTCGTGGTCGAGAAGAGCGGCAAAGACCGATGGCGAGTCGAAGTGGGGAAAGCACAGAAAGTCGATGGAACCGTTCATCCCGACGAGGGCTACCGTGTGCAGGTCACCGATGATTCCGTAGTTTTCAATAGGCTGGTAGGGCATGGCTATTCTCTCCGTGTGTCATCGTACCGCCGGTTTCTCCCTCCCTCACTTTCCCCGGCGAGGAGCCCCGCGGCGTGAGAGTCCACTATCCAGAGGATCCGCCCGTTATCGGGTCGGACGAGCTGTGCCGGGAATTTCTCGGGGCAGAAATCTCCCTGGAGGACCGATCGCAGCGCCTCTGCCTTTTCCTTTCCCGACACGAGGAAGATGATGCAGGCGGCGTGGCACAAAACGGGCGGCGTGAGGGTAATCCGGTACGTGCCGGTGCTTTCTAACCTTACTGCGGCGACGAGGCGCTCGCGCTCGTAAAGAACGCCGGTGCCGGGGAAAAGGGAGGCCGTGTGCCCATCGGCTCCCATGCCCAAAAGAACCAGGTCGAACCGGGGCAATTGGCGGTTATCAAGGCAAAATGCCCGTTTCAGCACCTCCTCGTAGTCCCTTGCGGCGGCCCATGCGTCGGGGTTCTCCCCCTGGATGCGGTGCACATTGCTCTCGGGGACCGGGACTTTGGAGAGCATCGACGAGCGGGCCATGAAAAAGTTGCTCCCGGGATCTTCGGGGCCGACGTGGCGTTCGTCGCCGAAGAAAAAGAGCGTCTCTTGCCACGGGAGGTGACCCCGGAACGAGCCCTTCTCGTCTGCGAGCAGTTCAAAGAGCCCTGCCGGCGTGGAGCCGCCGGAGAGGGCTACGGTGAAGAGTCCCTTGAGCTCGACCGCGTCTCTCGACAA includes the following:
- the pgl gene encoding 6-phosphogluconolactonase, whose translation is MISPGQEIRITGGKEELYREAAGEFLRLSRDAVELKGLFTVALSGGSTPAGLFELLADEKGSFRGHLPWQETLFFFGDERHVGPEDPGSNFFMARSSMLSKVPVPESNVHRIQGENPDAWAAARDYEEVLKRAFCLDNRQLPRFDLVLLGMGADGHTASLFPGTGVLYERERLVAAVRLESTGTYRITLTPPVLCHAACIIFLVSGKEKAEALRSVLQGDFCPEKFPAQLVRPDNGRILWIVDSHAAGLLAGESEGGRNRRYDDTRRE